Proteins from a genomic interval of Bos mutus isolate GX-2022 chromosome 15, NWIPB_WYAK_1.1, whole genome shotgun sequence:
- the MTCH2 gene encoding mitochondrial carrier homolog 2 — MADAASQVLLGSGLTILSQPLMYVKVLIQVGYEPLAPTVGRNIFGRQVCQLPGLFCYAQHIASIDGKRGLFTGLTPRLCSGILGTVVHGKVLQHYQECDKAEESGSGNVQKEVSSSFDRVIKETTREMMARSAATLITHPFHVITLRSMVQFIGRESKYCGLCDSIATIYREEGILGFFAGLIPRLLGDIISLWLCNSLAYLVNTYALDSGVSTMNEMKSYSQAVTGFFASMLTYPFVLVSNLMAVNNCGLAGGCPPYAPIYSSWIDCWCMLQKEGNMSRGNSLFFRKVPFGKTYCCDLRMLI; from the exons GTGGGATATGAGCCTCTTGCTCCAACAGTAGGACGAAATATTTTTGGGCGGCAAGTCTGTCAACTTCCTGGTCTCTTTTGTTATG CTCAGCACATCGCGAGCATTGATGGGAAGCGTGGATTGTTCACAGGCTTAACTCCAAGACTGTGTTCAGGCATCCTTGGAACTGTGGTCCATGGTAAAGTTTTACAG CATTACCAGGAGTGTGACAAGGCTGAG GAGTCAGGATCTGGAAATGTACAGAAAGAAGTCTCATCTTCCTTTGACCGGGTTATCAAAGAG ACAACTCGGGAGATGATGGCTCGTTCTGCTGCTACCCTCATCACACATCCCTTCCACG TGATCACTCTGAGATCTATGGTACAATTCATTGGCAGAGAATCCAAGTACTG TggactttgtgactccatagcaACAATCTATCGGGAAGAGGGCATCCTAGGATTTTTTGC GGGCCTTATCCCTCGCCTGCTCGGTGACATCATCTCCTTGTGGCTTTGTAACTCGCTGGCCTACCTCGTCAATACCTACGCTCTGGACAGTGGG GTTTCCACCATGAATGAAATGAAGAGTTATTCCCAAGCTGTCACAGGA TTTTTTGCCAGTATGTTGACCTATCCCTTTGTGCTTGTCTCTAATCTTATGGCTGTCAACAACTGTGG GCTTGCTGGTGGATGCCCTCCCTATGCCCCAATATATTCTTCTTGGATAGATTGCTGGTGCATGCTACAGAAAGAG ggaAATATGAGCCGAGGAAATAGCTTGTTTTTCCGGAAGGTCCCCTTTGGGAAGACTTACTGTTGTGACCTGAGAATGTTGATTTGA